Part of the Pseudomonas lijiangensis genome is shown below.
CCGAACTGATCGTGATGTCGATGCAGGCGCTGCTCAACAACGGCGACGAAGTCCTGATCCCGGCTCCGGACTATCCGCTGTGGACTGCCGCTGTCAGCCTGGCAGGCGGCAACCCGGTGCATTACCTGTGCGACGAGCAGGCCAACTGGTGGCCTGACCTGCAGGACATCAAGGCCAAGATCACGCCGAACACCAAGGCCATGGTGATCATCAACCCGAACAACCCCACCGGCGCCGTGTATTCCAAGGAAGTGCTGCTGGGCATGCTGGAACTGGCCCGCCAGCACAATCTGGTAGTGTTCTCGGACGAGATCTACGACAAGATCCTCTACGACGAAGCCGTGCACATCAGCACCGCTTCCCTTGCGCCAGACCTGCTGTGCCTGACCTTCAACGGCCTGTCCAAGTCCTACCGCGTTGCGGGCTTCCGTTCCGGCTGGGTCGCCATTTCCGGTCCCAAGCACAATGCCCAGAGCTACATCGAAGGCATCGACATCCTGGCCAACATGCGCCTGTGCGCCAACGTACCCAGCCAGCACGCCATCCAGACCGCACTGGGCGGCTACCAGAGCATCAACGACCTGGTTCTGCCTCAGGGTCGCCTGCTGGAGCAACGCAACCGTACCTGGGAACTGCTCAACGACATTCCAGGCGTCAGCTGCGTCAAACCCATGGGCGCGCTGTACGCCTTCCCGCGTATCGACCCCAAGATCTGCCCGATCCACAACGACGAGAAGTTCGCCCTCGACCTGCTGCTTTCGGAAAAGCTGCTCGTTGTGCAAGGCACCGCATTCAACTGGCCGTGGCCTGACCACTTCCGCGTGGTGACATTGCCGCGTG
Proteins encoded:
- a CDS encoding pyridoxal phosphate-dependent aminotransferase, which translates into the protein MQFSKSNKLANVCYDIRGPVLKHAKRLEEEGHRILKLNIGNPAPFGFEAPDEILQDVIRNLPTAQGYSDSKGLFSARKAVMQYYQQKQVDGIGIEDIYLGNGVSELIVMSMQALLNNGDEVLIPAPDYPLWTAAVSLAGGNPVHYLCDEQANWWPDLQDIKAKITPNTKAMVIINPNNPTGAVYSKEVLLGMLELARQHNLVVFSDEIYDKILYDEAVHISTASLAPDLLCLTFNGLSKSYRVAGFRSGWVAISGPKHNAQSYIEGIDILANMRLCANVPSQHAIQTALGGYQSINDLVLPQGRLLEQRNRTWELLNDIPGVSCVKPMGALYAFPRIDPKICPIHNDEKFALDLLLSEKLLVVQGTAFNWPWPDHFRVVTLPRVDDLEQAIGRIGNFVKGYKQ